CGCTTAATTTTGTTTCCCAGAATTTGCTAATTTTCAGTCAACTGACTATTAATTCAGTTTCGATCGAATTTTTTATCCGTCCGATCAAGTGCTATGATTGAATTCCCAATTTGTTTTCCTGTGTAGAATAATATCATTCCCTCCAAGCCTACAATATCCATAGTGTATTTATTTTCTAATGTATGTTTGGTATTAACATTCTCCTCGTAAGCATTCCACACTGTTTTGGGTGTACTGTTTTATTCATGTGGGTTtactattttttttttctttttccgagATCACATGGGTTTACTATTCTAGTACTACTGTTGTTAGTCATGTAGTATTCATTACTTGTATTTTTGGTTGGTAGTCCTGTGTAATTGTTATTTATTTGTTACCGATCGGCTGAAAATTAAGAATAAAGGTGAATTCATTTTAAGTCGATTGACAAATCGAAACTAGACTCTAAACTGTAGAGGATGAACTGGACCTTTTTCCTCGCCGCAAAGAGAGAGAAAATTCCAGAGCTTTATTATATAAGGGTAGTGGTTCCAAGAGGGGCACATGACATGAGCCATGTGGATGAAGAATTGACAATTACAGTTGGGAGGAGAAATGAAACTAGAGCAGGTTCTTCTTTTCTTGTTAGACTTGATGCATATAATCAATTGGCACACTAAATATAGGGCATATGACTTATTGCAGTGAGAAAAGAGAAAAATGATGAAATACACCTAAAATATGAGAAATACTCATCAGCATAACTGTTTGCAGTCTGCTAACTATTTACTTATCTCTAGCTCTCTATGCAAAATAATGTAGTACATTTTTTTCCTAGATTGAACCCTAAATTATGTGATTCAAATTATTTTAAATAGTTTGTAACAAGATCCTTTGAACAGATCTGGTGAGGTTGCTGGAATTCTTAACAATATGTTGAATGCTTTGGGTGGAATACTTCTGGACATCCATAGTTGCGACTGCGATGAATTCACCATTCATCCAGCAAATGGTCTTCTTATACAAGCGTTGGCTATTTTCTGTGGTAACACAGATAGGGTGCAGTCAATATTTGCCACCGGGGATTACACCGTCGAACCTTACACTGACATGTTTGATTGTTGGGTATCCAAGCTTGAGGAAGACGCGGAATGGATATGCCAAGGTGAAAAGAGTCGAAAGTTCATATTCCTATTGAATAACACATATAATGTTTGGCAAATGATGCTCTGTCCTGGGGCATCCTTTTCAAATGTAGAATTGGTGAGTAGGCTCATTTCCATGATCCATCAATACAGGAGGAGCTACTTTGAAGAGTGTTGGGTTCCTCTGAACAACCCACGCCATCTGGATATGTTTACGGCCGACTTTCTTATTATCTGTAATTGCCAGATGACATGGAAGGTTACATCGGAGCTCAAGTATGAATTGCGGCAGGAGATTGTGGGTTTGATTATTCCACTGTATGAAGCTTCCTTATTTGCACTTGAGGAAAATCGAAGCCAACTTTCAAAGATCCTTTGGTGGTTAAAACGAGTAATGGCGGGAAAGAAGAAACAAAAGAAGTATACTGTGGAGGAATTGGAAAGGGTGATAAGAGAGTTGTTCGAAGGATGAACAACTAGCTACTTGGGCAGAGAGGACACTTGACTTGTAGAGGAGCGATACATTTATCATATGTATACTGAtgttctcttgatctcttagcaAGAAAAAATAAGTCATCTTTTCCATTTAGGATGTATTCCTTTAGTCACGTATTTTCTACTTTAACTCCAATCACTCCATAAGTTTATGAGCATCTAATGATTAATTGTTAG
The window above is part of the Triticum aestivum cultivar Chinese Spring chromosome 2A, IWGSC CS RefSeq v2.1, whole genome shotgun sequence genome. Proteins encoded here:
- the LOC123184313 gene encoding uncharacterized protein, producing MPDARCKQYLDLTCSPNHAPRPPSCSCVSPPICIGLVAASVAILLTLWSRRPLFEQLPDGGADQNPVIAEEVDEIAASIPEALAPSQAEAYLSDGGSSDDQDKASRVLQRTVVFINAAIDRSGEVAGILNNMLNALGGILLDIHSCDCDEFTIHPANGLLIQALAIFCGNTDRVQSIFATGDYTVEPYTDMFDCWVSKLEEDAEWICQGEKSRKFIFLLNNTYNVWQMMLCPGASFSNVELVSRLISMIHQYRRSYFEECWVPLNNPRHLDMFTADFLIICNCQMTWKVTSELKYELRQEIVGLIIPLYEASLFALEENRSQLSKILWWLKRVMAGKKKQKKYTVEELERVIRELFEG